CCGTTTGGATTGCCGGTTTTGATAAAATTGGCAAAGTAGCTCTGCATGGTCTCTGAAACTTTGTAGTCGTCGGGCGTCCAGGCGTACACTTTATTGGTAGCCAGGTTGCCGAGGGCGTACTCTATCTCCGCCGAATGGGAGGCGCCCCGATCAGCAGGTGCACTACCCATGGCCGGGTTCATGGCTGGGCGCGGGCGGGCATACAAGTAACGGTACACCGGCTGACCGCCGGTTTGACTATGCATATCGGCCCATTTCCAGGTACTGTAGGCAATAAACCGGTCGCCAGCAAGTTCGGTGGCCGACTGCTCTGCCTGTTCGGGAGTGCTAGCTGGGTAAAGCTTTAGAATGTCGTCGGCACGCTCTCCGTAAAGCTTTTGCACCACTTTGCGGTAGTCGTAAGGCGTAGGTGGCGCTTTACCAAGCAAAAACGGAGCAGTCATTTCCTGCGAATTCCACCCCACGAGCAGCGGTACGCGCGCTTGTTGCCCGGCGGCAAACGTGGCCGTGGGCGTCTGCATGAAAAAGTAGCCATCGATGGTAGGAGCGAAGCGTGGCACACCGGGCTTGCTGGCTGCTTCAAGGAGTTGTTGGGCCGGCAGTGCTCGCAAGGCTGCCAGCGAAGTTGCCCCAAGGCTGGTTGCAAAGGCCGCCCCGTTTTTCTCCGCTTCGGCCAAGGGCAAAGGTCCAAAGCTGGTGTTTAGCATGGAGCCGCTTTCACCGATGGCCCTGGAAAACAACGCTTTGGATAGCGGCGACGCCATCTGCGCGCTCACTGACATCGAGCCCGCTGACTCGCCGGCAATTGTTACCTTTTTGGGGTCGCCGCCGAAGGCCGCAATATTCTGCTGTACCCAGCGCAACGCAGCATTCTGGTCCAGAAAGCCATAGTTGCCCGATGCCTTATTAGGTGATTCTTGGGTTAGTTCAGGATGAGCTAAGAAGCCAAAAATGCCCAATCGATAATTCACCGTGACGGCCACAATGCCGCGCTTGGCCATACTTTCGCCATCGTAGCGCGGCTCCGAGCCATCGCCCGCAATAAAGCCGCCGCCGTAGAAATACACTAGCACAGGCAGTTTCACCTGCGCTGATTTGGCCGGCGTCCACACATTCAGATACAGACAATCTTCACTCACCCCATCGGAGCGAAAATTCATGTCGCTGTAAATGGGCAGTTGCATTGCCTGGGGGCCAAAGTTCTTGGCTTGTCGCGTCCCCGTCCAGTTTTTGACTGGCTGAGGCTCCCGCCACCGCAAGTCGCCGACGGGGGGCGCGGCAAACGGTACCCCCTTGAACTCGCGAATGCCACTCGCTGCCGTAGCTCCTTCCAGCAAGCCATTGGCGGTCTGCACACGGGTGGTAGTAGAGGCTGTGGGGGGCTTTTTTGCCTGACCAAAAGCTATAGGCAAACCGAGAATCATAAAGCACAAAAGGAGCAGTACAGTTTTCATAGATAGCTAGGAGCGTAATGCTTAATTCACAACGAAAGTCATGATGGAATGCGGCTGACTCACGGCCGCCGTAGCCTGGTTCTGTACCCACAGCTGAAAATCCTGCTTTTTGTCGCTGTCATTCATCACCACTACGGCCACCTTACCATCCGGATTCAGGAAAGCTGTTGTGCTCAAATGGTCGCGGTTAGAGGAGCTGGTGATACGTTTCGCGCCGGGGCGAATAAACTTGGAGAAGTGGCCGATGTAGTAGTAGCTATTGGTATACAGGAGCTTACCGCTGCGCGTGTCGCCGATTATGGGGGCGTAGCAGAAGTTCTGCACGTGGTTGGGGCCGCCGGTTTCGTCTAGCAGTACGTTCCAATCTGTCCAGCCAACGGTGCCGTTGTTGAAGTCGTTGATCATGGAATGGCCGTAGCGCTCGCCAAGCGCCCAGTCGCCTACTTTGTCGAAGTTGAATTTCTCAATGCAGCCCTCCGTGAATATCAGGTTCGTGTTCGGATAGGCCTCATGCACATTTTTTAGGTTGTCGAAAAGCATGCCGCTGCCGGTCCAGGTTTCATACCAATGATAGCCAATTCCCCAAACATATTGTGCGGCCTTAGGGTCGTCGAGAATGGTGCTGGCCCGCTGGAAAATCTGGTCACGGTTGTGGTCCCAAGCAATGAGCTTACGGTCGCCGAGGCCGTTTTTCTTCAACGTTGGACCGAGGTAATCACGAACAAAGTCGCGCTCCTCTTCGGCTGTGAAAATGCACGACTCCCACTTCTGCTTAGCCATTGGCTCGTTCTGCACGCTCAGGCCCCAGATCGGAATACCCAGCTGCTCATACGTTTTGATAAACTTAACATAGTAGTCAGCCCAGTTCTGCCGGTACTGAGGAAGCAATTTGCCCCCCTGTAGCATACTATTGTTGTCCTTCATCCAGGCGGGTGGGCTCCACGGGGTCACGTACATAGTCAATTTGCCCCCCGCCGCTGCTTGCGCCTGCTTGATGAAGGGAATGCGAAACTGCTCGTCGTGCTTTACGCTGAAGGACTTCAGGCTTTCGTCTTTGTCGGCCACATAATTATAAGGTCCGCTGGAAAAATCGGTGCTGTGAATGCTGGTGCGGGCCAGCGTGTAGCCGATGCCCTTTGTTGGGCTGTAATAGGCCTGCAAAAACTCTTGTTGGGCCGCTTTGGGCAACTTAGCGAACGTTTCGGCCGCGGCGTCGGTAAGCGCCCCTCCAATGCCGAGCATCGTCTGAAACGTTTTTGTAGGATCAACAAAGATGCACACCTGGGTTTCCAGGGGCTGCGCTTCCGGCTTGAATGCTAACGCCTCACCCGCTGCCATGCGCAGCGGCGTATTCGCTGCCGTGGTAAACACCTGCGCTTTTTTGCCCGCTACAGAATAAGGCTGCGGCTTACCGGTTGCTTTTTGGGCGGTGGCGTTGCTGCCGATAGCTAAGGCGGCCAGCAGCAGACCAGAGAATAGTTTGGGGAGCATAATATGAATAAATATTAGAGTAGATGGCTACGAATGCCGGCCTAAGCCAAAGCGCAGGCTGCCGCAGGTGGGGAAGTTACGGGTAACAATGAGTTTAAAGCGACAATAGGT
The window above is part of the Hymenobacter radiodurans genome. Proteins encoded here:
- a CDS encoding glycoside hydrolase family 30 protein, with amino-acid sequence MLPKLFSGLLLAALAIGSNATAQKATGKPQPYSVAGKKAQVFTTAANTPLRMAAGEALAFKPEAQPLETQVCIFVDPTKTFQTMLGIGGALTDAAAETFAKLPKAAQQEFLQAYYSPTKGIGYTLARTSIHSTDFSSGPYNYVADKDESLKSFSVKHDEQFRIPFIKQAQAAAGGKLTMYVTPWSPPAWMKDNNSMLQGGKLLPQYRQNWADYYVKFIKTYEQLGIPIWGLSVQNEPMAKQKWESCIFTAEEERDFVRDYLGPTLKKNGLGDRKLIAWDHNRDQIFQRASTILDDPKAAQYVWGIGYHWYETWTGSGMLFDNLKNVHEAYPNTNLIFTEGCIEKFNFDKVGDWALGERYGHSMINDFNNGTVGWTDWNVLLDETGGPNHVQNFCYAPIIGDTRSGKLLYTNSYYYIGHFSKFIRPGAKRITSSSNRDHLSTTAFLNPDGKVAVVVMNDSDKKQDFQLWVQNQATAAVSQPHSIMTFVVN
- a CDS encoding carboxylesterase/lipase family protein, producing the protein MKTVLLLLCFMILGLPIAFGQAKKPPTASTTTRVQTANGLLEGATAASGIREFKGVPFAAPPVGDLRWREPQPVKNWTGTRQAKNFGPQAMQLPIYSDMNFRSDGVSEDCLYLNVWTPAKSAQVKLPVLVYFYGGGFIAGDGSEPRYDGESMAKRGIVAVTVNYRLGIFGFLAHPELTQESPNKASGNYGFLDQNAALRWVQQNIAAFGGDPKKVTIAGESAGSMSVSAQMASPLSKALFSRAIGESGSMLNTSFGPLPLAEAEKNGAAFATSLGATSLAALRALPAQQLLEAASKPGVPRFAPTIDGYFFMQTPTATFAAGQQARVPLLVGWNSQEMTAPFLLGKAPPTPYDYRKVVQKLYGERADDILKLYPASTPEQAEQSATELAGDRFIAYSTWKWADMHSQTGGQPVYRYLYARPRPAMNPAMGSAPADRGASHSAEIEYALGNLATNKVYAWTPDDYKVSETMQSYFANFIKTGNPNGGGLPTWPAAKAGANAQILRIDVTTRAEPEQNRARYLLLDQAFTK